In Clupea harengus chromosome 1, Ch_v2.0.2, whole genome shotgun sequence, one DNA window encodes the following:
- the klhl11 gene encoding kelch-like protein 11 has protein sequence MVAKTLILWASCHYLLPWEDLLRQPNWQRLNGSAHAHYVVYVLSICMCVCVCILSHTSLLQFRILSSIPGMATAAPNPEDSSRSGSGGSSSASSLAGDGDTEEAEDFTSSSHCSELSRRQNEQRKQGLFCDVTLAFSGGAATAQNFELAAHRSVLAAATDYFTPLLSGQFSESVSGRVEMKEWSSENGPDPETVESVIQYMYTGEIRVSTCNVHEVLELADRFLLVQLKDFCGEFLKRKLSLANCVAVHSLAHMYTLDQLALRAADMIRRNFHKVIQDEEFLTLPFHLVRDWLSDAEITVDSEEALFEAVVKWVQRNSSERERYFEELFRLLRLPQIKPTYLTRAVKNERLVAASEACLRLVAEAVEGHAIRFENLKSADVELWSSYTASFQPRFGQNMDVIMVVGGVSEGGDYLSECVGYFIYEDRWVNLPHIHNHLDGHAIAATDTHVYVAGSMEPGFAKTVERYNPNRNTWEQVSNLTTRKHSFGLTCVKNILYSIGGHGNFSPGFKDVSVYEPEQDKWHNLESAPKILRDVKAVSVEDRYVYVTARTPVDTDNEDGLKTVTTRYDTETRQWQDVDSLPLIDNYCLFQMAVASTNFYHTASCCPKSYSAVRDEAARQKISGRVSDEILESLPPEVIGVEGAAICHFHQDVFVIGGWKNSDDVDKQYRKEAYRYCAERKRWMLLPPMPQPRCRATACHVRIPYRFLYGCQRYPMPQNLARQRDRMQQMQQLHRRTLTLRRQLQSQIEC, from the exons ATGGTAGCTAAAACGTTGATTCTGTGGGCCTCCTGTCATTATTTACTTCCGTGGGAAGACCTACTACGTCAACCTAACTGGCAACGCCTTAACGGCTCTGCGCATGCCCATTATGTCGTTTATGTTttgagtatatgtatgtgtgtctgcgtgtgtatccTCTCCCATACAAGTTTACTGCAATTTAGAATCTTGTCCTCTATCCccggaatggcaacagctgccCCGAACCCAGAGGACTCGAGCCGTAGCGGAAGCGGAGGGTCCAGTTCAGCTAGCTCGCTCGCAGGGGATGGAGATACGGAAGAGGCCGAGGATTTCACGTCGTCCTCCCATTGCTCGGAGCTGTCTCGGCGGCAGAACGAGCAAAGGAAGCAGGGGCTTTTCTGTGATGTGACATTGGCCTTCAGCGGTGGTGCGGCTACAGCACAGAACTTTGAGCTGGCAGCCCACCGTTCTGTTTTAGCTGCTGCGACCGACTACTTCACGCCGCTGCTGAGTGGGCAGTTTTCCGAGTCGGTGTCCGGTCGCGTGGAGATGAAAGAATGGAGTTCAGAAAACGGGCCGGACCCTGAGACAGTTGAGAGTGTGATTCAGTACATGTATACGGGAGAGATCCGAGTCAGCACCTGCAATGTTCACGAAGTATTGGAGCTTGCAGACAG GTTCCTTCTGGTTCAGCTGAAGGACTTCTGCGGTGAGTTTCTGAAGCGCAAGCTTAGCCTGGCCAACTGTGTAGCAGTGCACAGCTtggcacacatgtacacgctaGACCAACTGGCGCTGCGGGCAGCCGACATGATTCGCCGCAACTTCCACAAGGTCATCCAGGATGAGGAGTTCCTCACGCTGCCCTTCCACCTGGTGCGGGACTGGCTGTCAGACGCCGAGATCACGGTGGACTCAGAGGAGGCGCTGTTTGAGGCGGTGGTGAAGTGGGTGCAGCGCAACTCATCAGAGCGTGAACGCTACTTTGAGGAACTGTTCCGCCTCCTGCGGCTGCCTCAGATCAAGCCCACATACCTGACTCGCGCGGTCAAGAACGAGAGGCTGGTGGCGGCCAGCGAGGCCTGCCTGCGTCTGGTGGCCGAGGCCGTGGAGGGTCACGCCATCCGCTTCGAGAACCTCAAGTCAGCCGACGTGGAGCTGTGGTCGTCCTACACCGCCTCCTTCCAGCCGCGCTTTGGCCAAAACATGGACGTGATCATGGTGGTCGGCGGCGTGTCGGAAGGAGGCGACTACTTGAGCGAGTGCGTGGGCTACTTTATCTATGAGGACCGCTGGGTCAACCTGCCGCACATTCACAACCACCTGGACGGGCACGCCATCGCCGCCACCGACACGCACGTCTACGTGGCCGGCTCCATGGAGCCTGGCTTTGCCAAAACGGTGGAGCGCTACAACCCCAACCGCAACACCTGGGAGCAGGTGAGCAACCTGACCACGCGCAAGCACTCCTTCGGACTCACCTGCGTAAAAAACATCCTCTACAGCATCGGCGGCCATGGCAACTTCAGCCCGGGCTTCAAGGATGTCAGCGTGTACGAGCCCGAGCAGGACAAGTGGCACAACCTGGAGTCGGCACCCAAGATCCTGCGCGATGTGAAGGCAGTGAGCGTGGAGGACCGCTACGTGTACGTGACTGCGCGTACGCCCGTGGACACAGACAATGAGGACGGTTTGAAGACGGTGACCACACGATACGACACTGAGACGCGCCAGTGGCAGGACGTGGACTCGCTCCCGCTCATCGACAACTACTGCCTCTTCCAGATGGCCGTGGCCTCCACCAACTTCTACCACACGGCCTCCTGCTGCCCCAAGAGCTACTCGGCTGTGCGCGACGAGGCTGCACGACAGAAGATCAGCGGCCGTGTCTCCGACGAGATCCTGGAGAGCCTGCCGCCGGAGGTGATCGGCGTGGAGGGCGCTGCCATCTGCCACTTCCACCAGGACGTCTTCGTCATCGGCGGCTGGAAGAACAGCGACGATGTGGACAAGCAGTACCGCAAGGAGGCGTACCGCTACTGCGCAGAGCGCAAGCGCTGGATGCTGCTGCCGCCCATGCCTCAGCCACGCTGCCGGGCCACCGCCTGCCACGTGCGCATCCCCTACCGCTTTCTGTACGGCTGCCAGCGCTACCCCATGCCCCAGAACCTGGCTCGCCAGCGCGACCGCATGCAACAGATGCAGCAGCTGCACCGGCGCACGCTAACCCTGCGCCGGCAGCTGCAGTCGCAGATCGAGTGCTGA
- the LOC105890781 gene encoding kelch-like protein 10: MSEPEEPASSPKFQRCFMERKMSAMACTIFNELRLEGKLCDVIVKVNGMEFNAHKNILCGCSAYFRALFTSEWNNSERRVYNIPGVSPDMMRLIIEYAYTRIVPVTTENVQQLLAAADQFSIMGIVRACCEFLAGQLCLLNCIGICKFADFFSCSELRQRAYVYILHNFDDMVRTSEEFLELSLSELCGIIEKDDLNVKQEEVVYEAVQRWIAHEPQQRKKHIVVLLPKIRLALMTADYFMNNVKNNTLVKDNEECKPVIINALKAMYDLNMNGPSNDFTNPLTRPRLPFAILLAIGGWSGGSPTNGIEAYDARADRWVNVTREEESPRAYHGAAYLNGFVYCVGGFDSVDYFNSVRKFNPTTRTWHQVAPMHSRRCYVSVTVLDGHIYAMGGFDGYMRLNTAERYEPDTNQWTLIATMHEQRSDASSTTLHDKVYICGGFNGNECLFTAECYSPQTNQWTLIAPMRSRRSGVGVIAYGEHVYSVGGFDGANRLRNAEAYNPQTNTWRAVPTMFNPRSNFGIEVVDDLLFVVGGFNGFTTTFNVECYDEKTDEWYDAHDMGIFRSALSCCVVPGLANVSDYAAPRDALQIQREELKLSTSNSLLSV; encoded by the exons ATGAGTGAACCTGAGGAACCAGCCTCCTCCCCCAAGTTCCAGCGCTGCTTCATGGAGAGAAAAATGAGTGCCATGGCCTGCACTATTTTCAATGAGCTGCGTCTCGAGGGCAAGCTATGCGATGTGATAGTCAAAGTGAATGGGATGGAGTTCAATGCTCACAAAAACATTCTGTGTGGCTGCAGTGCCTACTTTCG AGCCTTATTCACCAGTGAATGGAACAACTCAGAAAGGCGCGTCTACAACATCCCTGGCGTTTCACCTGATATGATGCGTCTCATCATTGAGTACGCATACACTCGCATTGTCCCGGTGACAACAGAGAATGTACAGCAGCTCTTAGCAGCTGCCGACCAGTTCTCCATCATGGGCATTGTGCGTGCCTGCTGCGAGTTCCTGGCGGGGCAGCTGTGCCTGCTGAACTGCATCGGCATCTGTAAGTTTGCAGATTTCTTCTCGTGCTCCGAGCTGCGCCAACGTGCCTACGTTTACATCCTGCACAACTTCGACGACATGGTGAGAACCTCTGAGGAGTTCCTGGAGCTCTCTCTGTCCGAGCTGTGTGGGATCATCGAGAAGGACGACCTGAACGTGAAGCAGGAAGAGGTGGTCTACGAGGCTGTGCAACGATGGATTGCCCATGAGCCTCAGCAGAGGAAGAAACACATTGTTGTGCTGCTGCCCAAG ATTCGCTTGGCCTTAATGACGGCTGACTACTTCATGAACAATGTGAAGAACAACACACTGGTGAAGGATAACGAAGAGTGCAAGCCTGTCATCATCAATGCCCTGAAGGCAATGTATGACCTCAACATGAACGGCCCTTCCAATGACTTCACCAACCCTCTAACCCGCCCTCGCCTCCCTTTTGCTATCCTACTGGCCATTGGTGGCTGGAGTGGCGGTAGCCCCACCAATGGGATTGAGGCCTACGATGCCAGGGCGGACCGCTGGGTGAACGTGACCCGTGAGGAGGAAAGCCCACGGGCTTATCACGGCGCAGCCTACCTGAACGGGTTTGTGTACTGTGTCGGGGGATTCGACAGTGTGGACTACTTCAACAGCGTGCGCAAGTTCAACCCCACCACCCGCACCTGGCACCAGGTGGCACCAATGCACTCGCGCCGCTGCTATGTGAGCGTGACGGTGCTGGATGGCCACATCTACGCCATGGGCGGCTTCGACGGATACATGCGCCTGAACACCGCTGAACGCTACGAGCCTGACACCAACCAGTGGACCCTCATTGCCACCATGCATGAGCAGAGGAGCGATGCCAGTTCCACAACACTGCATGACAAG GTGTACATTTGCGGTGGTTTCAATGGGAACGAGTGCCTGTTCACGGCAGAGTGCTACAGCCCCCAGACCAACCAGTGGACTCTGATTGCCCCTATGCGGAGCCGGCGCAGTGGAGTGGGAGTGATCGCATATGGAGAGCATGTGTATTCA GTTGGAGGTTTTGACGGTGCCAACCGTTTGAGAAATGCGGAAGCCTACAACCCTCAGACCAACACTTGGCGCGCTGTGCCAACCATGTTCAACCCGCGCAGTAATTTTGGCATTGAG gtggtggatgacctgttgtTTGTGGTGGGCGGCTTTAATGGATTCACAACCACATTTAACGTAGAGTGTTACGATGAAAAGACAGATGAATG GTATGATGCCCATGACATGGGCATTTTCCGCAGTGCCTTGAGCTGCTGTGTGGTGCCAGGTCTGGCCAACGTGTCAGACTATGCCGCCCCCCGCGATGCCCTCCAGATCCAGAGAGAGGAGCTCAAACTGTCCACCTCCAAcagccttctgtctgtctga